In the genome of Vicia villosa cultivar HV-30 ecotype Madison, WI linkage group LG7, Vvil1.0, whole genome shotgun sequence, one region contains:
- the LOC131619232 gene encoding nucleolar protein 58-like, with translation MWNHVKDSREEAKMKSTKYKRNIIPFGRIITDLLVHTRLVGDLEKAGFIKDPFAMCGSSLNAHTLTKMDLIETIASTPSVDHAILTKKSPALADFELFLKNEHPNIVVSYLKLCKEQGSAYDPVWISNRQLFTIVDLIPETEEQKKKKKRKKEHPEGRKEMKKKKENKELPKVQEENQEKGKEKKEEKKEE, from the coding sequence atgtggaatcatgtgaaAGACTCTAGGGAGGAAGCCAAAATGAAGTCTACCAAGTACAAAAGGaacatcattccttttggaaggataatCACAGATCTTCTGGTCCATACTAGATTAGTTGGTGATCTGGAAAAGGCTGGATTTATTAAAGATCCTTTTGCAATGTGTGGAAGTTCCTTGAATGCCCACACTTTGACAAAGATGGATCTGATTGAGACAATTGCTTCTACTCCCAGCGTGGATCATGCAATCTTGACCAAAAAGTCTCCTGCTCTGGCTGATTttgaattgtttttaaaaaatgagcatccaaacattGTTGTCAGCTATCTGAAACTCTGTAAAGAACAAGGTTCTGCGTATGATCCTGTGTGGATAAGCAACCGACAGCTTTTCACTATAGTTGATCTAATACCAGAAACAGAGgaacagaaaaagaagaagaaaagaaagaaagaacacccAGAAGGAAGGaaagaaatgaagaaaaagaaagagaataaaGAACTGCCAAAAGTTCAAGAAGAGAatcaagaaaaaggaaaagagaagaaggaagaaaagaaggaagaataG